Proteins encoded in a region of the Magallana gigas chromosome 8, xbMagGiga1.1, whole genome shotgun sequence genome:
- the LOC117689713 gene encoding tripartite motif-containing protein 3-like: protein MDPLNSAQDVVRCTRCQTPENLVYCEICHSYKCKNCAENHNKIHHEVPLKQFYTNLYYPKCRSHSTKQCELHCEQCDVPICEQCISEEHSGHEQVDILIVFESKNEALKRELKELEELIYPKYQEIASNLQVQKVDLSKNSKKLIRALIKRRMLWQQEINTIVRLLQADIEKEESKSLDIINKQEYEITLKISEITHNIDEMKKLLNFRDISLFSEYKSRNAEFKILPPKFEASLPKFTPPKINRDRLSELFGSLSDLSFTIEEGEYSMPIKEGKSTPPDWALMDVPLVITTIDTSNDYGLYGVACLNDAEIWTCGNNKIMELYNLQGRLVKSIQTESGNRPQDIAVTKSDDLVYIDDIEKTVNIVKNTNIETMVVSPGWIPRSVCSTSSDDLLVVMDNAAKQTRVVRYSGSTEKQIIQFHNERHQLYSSGGYKYISENRNQDICVSDYEASAVVVVNQAGKLRFNYTGPSSTHERSFFPSGITTDSRARILTADCINQCIHILDQDGQFLRYIENGDLLGPFDLSVDTKDNLFVALWSTGKVKKLQYCKNNNATELQ from the coding sequence ATGGACCCCCTGAACAGCGCCCAGGATGTTGTACGTTGCACCAGGTGTCAAACTCCTGAAAACCTCGTGTACTGTGAAATTTGTCATTCATACAAGTGTAAAAACTGTGCAgaaaatcataataaaattcATCATGAGGTACCACTAAAACAATTCTATACCAATCTATATTATCCTAAGTGTAGAAGCCATTCAACAAAACAATGTGAACTTCATTGTGAACAGTGTGATGTTCCTATCTGTGAACAATGTATATCTGAAGAACATTCAGGACATGAACAAGTAGACATATTAATAGTCTTTGAAAGTAAAAATGAAGCTTTAAAGAGAGAGTTGAAAGAATTAGAAGAattaatttatcctaaatatcAAGAGATTGCATCCAACCTCCAGGTTCAGAAAGTCGATCTGAGTAAGAACTCTAAAAAATTGATAAGAGCTCTCATCAAACGAAGAATGCTTTGGCAGCAAGAAATAAACACCATTGTCAGACTCTTACAAGCTGACATCGAAAAAGAAGAATCTAAAAGCCTTGATATTATCAATAAACAGGAGTATGAAATTACACTAAAAATTTCGGAAATAACACACAATATTGATGAAATGAAGAAGTTACTCAATTTTCGAGATATCTCCCTTTTCTCCGAGTACAAATCTCGGAATGCTGAATTCAAAATACTGCCTCCTAAATTTGAGGCATCTTTACCAAAATTCACACCTCCAAAAATCAACAGAGATCGGTTGAGTGAActgtttggttctctgtcagatTTATCGTTTACGATAGAGGAAGGTGAGTACAGCATGCCGATAAAGGAAGGCAAGTCAACTCCGCCAGACTGGGCACTGATGGATGTGCCCTTGGTCATAACAACAATAGACACAAGTAATGACTATGGACTTTACGGTGTGGCCTGTCTTAATGATGCAGAAATATGGACGTGTGGTAACAACAAGATCATGGAACTATACAATCTACAAGGGAGACTGGTGAAATCAATCCAAACCGAATCAGGAAACAGGCCACAGGACATAGCAGTGACTAAGAGTGATGATCTTGTTTATATTGATGACATCGAGAAAACTGTGAACATAGTAAAGAATACAAATATAGAAACAATGGTCGTATCACCTGGGTGGATACCTCGcagtgtctgtagtacctcctcggatgacctcctggttgtcatggacaaTGCCGCTAAACAAACAAGGGTTGTGCGTTACTCTGGATCTACAGAAAAACAAATCATTCAATTCCATAACGAAAGACATCAactctattcatctggtggaTATAAATACAttagtgagaacaggaaccaagatatctgtgtgtcagactacGAAGCcagtgcagtagtggtggtcaatcaggccgggaaacttcGGTTTAACTACACTGGTCCTTCATCTACTCATGAGAGATCATTTTTTCCAagcggcatcacaacagacagccgaGCTCGGATTTTGACAGCAGATTGTATAAACCAgtgtatccacatcctggatcaggacggacagttcctccgctacatagAGAACGGTGATTTACTCGGTCCATTCGATTTAAGCGTGGACACCaaagacaacctctttgtggctttGTGGTCAACAGGAAAAGTGAAAAAACTCCAGTATTGCAAGAACAATAATGCAACTGAATTACAATAA
- the LOC136270999 gene encoding putative nuclease HARBI1 gives MYPVAGAIDGTYVPISGPSAFRESYICRKGFQAMHLQAVCGPDLKFLDVFCGYPGSVHDARVYRNSPLFQEDQVLPPKFHILSDSAYPMSINLMTPYGDNDHLTLEEKKYNSAHSSTRVDIERAFGLLKGKFRKLKFLDMRNVEDIPCTIVTCCALHNFILMNESLDESEVVLEDVDVDERIQSENVQCENEARVVITGQEKRRSIMHLLM, from the coding sequence ATGTACCCGGTAGCGGGGGCCATTGATGGGACGTATGTTCCAATCAGCGGACCTTCTGCATTTAGGGAATCCTATATTTGCAGAAAAGGTTTCCAAGCAATGCATTTACAAGCAGTCTGTGGGCCtgatttaaagtttttggaTGTCTTCTGTGGATACCCTGGATCAGTTCATGATGCCAGGGTATACAGAAACAGTCCTCTTTTTCAAGAGGATCAGGTATTGCCAcctaaatttcatattttaagtgACTCTGCATACCCCATGTCAATAAACTTGATGACTCCCTATGGTGACAATGATCACCTTACCCTTGAGGAGAAAAAATACAACAGTGCCCACAGCTCCACAAGAGTGGACATAGAGCGGGCCTTTGGTCTTCTTAAGGGTAAGTTTAGGAAGCTCAAGTTTCTTGACATGAGGAATGTAGAGGACATTCCCTGTACAATTGTAACCTGCTGTGCATTacacaactttattttaatgaatgagAGTCTCGATGAGAGTGAAGTTGTTTTGGAAGATGTAGATGTAGATGAGAGGATACAGAGTGAAAATGTGCAGTGTGAAAATGAAGCGAGAGTGGTTATTACAGGACAGGAGAAAAGAAGAAGTATCATGCATCTTTTGATGTGA